A single Paenibacillus sp. FSL R5-0517 DNA region contains:
- a CDS encoding methyl-accepting chemotaxis protein gives MKKRIRNWFTLTVKKRLIAALLLFLIVPSITVGWLSYQKAADQVKQEIIRSAQAKTEMLSLQINQMLEMEKDNAAQMAAGMTSNDIINQSPALQRQMDRMSQSHKELGVLTAGAEDGSWMKSPQSEEQNYDPRERSWYKMGMSQDVPVISDTFQSASTGEWVVTAAVKLADGKGVFGANVSLNHLKESVDQIRIGKEGKLYMLDNGGKFLFHYNIESGTQSDESYINEMYTKDSGTVKYTYEGHEVEAVYFTNPVTGWKIVGEMVPSEATEAVMPILIRSITIVASAMVIGLILLVFIIRSIHRPLLQLTQAASQVSAGDLTVRVGLQRKDEFGQLGESFDMMTTSLRSVLGEVHDTSSQLAASSEELMASSEQTSKATEQVAELMQDAAAGTTLQNNSLAATGQLVGEMSIGVKEISSSAEDTARIALDASTKSEAGMVTVEEAVTHIQQVNDESKAMSVVIEDLRAKNEEILVIVAEITAIAKQTNILALNASIEASRAGEQGRGFAVVANEVKTLAHSSGASAERINELMHEMQEKTNAVQSTFARTGEGMVKSSQMVTQAGEAFQNIRTAVQLVATQAGEVSAASRQIDGGMSHINKAVSDTMVLSDRIASGTEDGSAAAQEQLATMEEVAASSAALSRMAEDLQSMIERFKL, from the coding sequence ATGAAGAAAAGGATTCGAAACTGGTTTACTTTAACCGTAAAAAAACGTCTGATCGCTGCATTACTCCTGTTCCTGATTGTACCGAGCATTACCGTCGGTTGGTTGTCTTATCAAAAGGCTGCTGACCAGGTTAAGCAGGAAATTATTCGTTCCGCTCAGGCCAAAACGGAAATGCTTAGTCTGCAGATAAATCAAATGTTGGAAATGGAGAAGGATAACGCGGCACAGATGGCGGCGGGTATGACTTCAAACGATATTATTAATCAATCCCCTGCGCTGCAAAGGCAGATGGATCGGATGTCTCAGAGTCATAAGGAATTGGGGGTACTCACCGCAGGTGCGGAAGATGGCAGCTGGATGAAATCCCCACAATCCGAGGAACAGAATTATGATCCTCGTGAACGTTCATGGTATAAGATGGGCATGTCTCAGGATGTCCCTGTAATCTCGGATACCTTCCAATCGGCTTCTACGGGTGAGTGGGTTGTGACCGCAGCGGTCAAGCTGGCTGATGGCAAAGGGGTATTCGGGGCCAATGTCAGTCTCAATCATCTGAAAGAATCCGTTGATCAGATTCGCATCGGTAAAGAGGGAAAACTGTACATGCTGGATAACGGGGGTAAATTCCTGTTCCATTATAATATTGAATCCGGTACACAATCAGATGAAAGCTATATTAATGAGATGTATACGAAAGACAGTGGAACCGTGAAGTATACATATGAGGGTCATGAAGTGGAAGCAGTGTATTTCACCAATCCGGTGACAGGCTGGAAAATTGTTGGCGAGATGGTCCCTTCGGAAGCAACGGAAGCCGTCATGCCTATTCTGATCCGGTCGATTACGATCGTGGCATCTGCAATGGTTATTGGGTTGATTCTGCTTGTTTTTATTATCCGCAGCATTCATCGGCCATTACTACAACTAACACAGGCAGCATCGCAAGTAAGTGCAGGCGACCTAACCGTTCGTGTAGGCTTGCAGCGCAAGGATGAGTTCGGACAGCTTGGAGAGAGCTTCGATATGATGACGACTTCACTGCGTAGTGTACTTGGAGAGGTGCATGATACTTCAAGCCAGCTGGCGGCATCTTCTGAAGAGCTCATGGCAAGTTCCGAGCAGACATCCAAAGCTACAGAGCAGGTGGCTGAACTGATGCAGGATGCAGCTGCAGGAACAACTTTGCAGAACAATAGTCTCGCTGCTACAGGCCAACTCGTTGGCGAAATGTCCATTGGAGTCAAAGAGATCTCATCCAGTGCTGAGGACACCGCTCGTATCGCTCTCGATGCTTCCACCAAGTCGGAAGCGGGTATGGTTACCGTGGAAGAAGCGGTTACCCATATTCAGCAGGTGAATGACGAGAGCAAGGCCATGTCTGTGGTCATTGAGGATCTGCGCGCGAAAAATGAAGAGATTCTTGTGATTGTGGCCGAGATTACGGCCATTGCCAAGCAGACGAACATCCTCGCATTGAATGCGTCCATTGAAGCTTCAAGAGCTGGCGAGCAAGGAAGAGGATTCGCTGTTGTAGCCAACGAAGTGAAAACATTGGCTCACAGTTCAGGCGCTTCAGCAGAGCGCATTAATGAGCTTATGCACGAAATGCAGGAGAAAACCAATGCAGTGCAATCGACCTTTGCCCGTACGGGAGAAGGTATGGTGAAGAGTTCGCAGATGGTTACCCAAGCGGGCGAAGCATTCCAGAACATTCGTACTGCGGTTCAGTTGGTGGCAACACAAGCTGGAGAAGTATCCGCGGCTTCCCGTCAGATTGATGGCGGCATGAGTCATATCAACAAGGCGGTAAGTGATACAATGGTTCTGTCGGACAGAATTGCCTCTGGAACAGAAGATGGATCGGCGGCAGCTCAAGAGCAATTGGCCACAATGGAAGAGGTTGCGGCATCTTCGGCAGCATTGTCACGTATGGCTGAAGATCTGCAAAGCATGATTGAACGGTTTAAGTTGTAA
- a CDS encoding DUF2087 domain-containing protein, producing the protein MKSSETWLQTASLEEIKRGYLEEGPVYVCVCCGYRTEAGIIYPEEGVLYEAARYMRVHIEKVHGSVFEYLLELDKSVTGLSDVQRGLLAQFHEGKKDAEVQKALGIGSASTIRNHRFVLKEKERQAKIFLALMELLKSKDTQAPAEWVSPVTRHEHTIHPGSFDITEQDRQKVLNKYFPEGTGGPLTTFHMQQKHKYIVLTEIAKRFDPERQYSEKQVNELLKEVHEDYVEIRRYLIDYGLLKRESDGSQYWLGSRADEQSAGDGKQERKEKGEQEKMNRRKELQEQAKEVKTEAGVYQIRNERNNKVYIDSTLNLKTINGQRFMLQMGSHLNRRLQAEWNEYGENAFVIEVLETLKPDDNPYYDPKDALAKCLNRWFEQLEPYGDQGYHGDKKPSAE; encoded by the coding sequence ATGAAATCATCAGAAACCTGGTTGCAAACCGCTTCATTGGAAGAGATCAAGCGTGGTTATCTGGAGGAAGGTCCCGTCTATGTATGCGTCTGCTGTGGATACAGGACGGAAGCGGGGATTATCTACCCCGAAGAAGGGGTGCTCTATGAGGCAGCCCGTTATATGCGTGTGCATATTGAAAAGGTGCATGGGTCAGTATTTGAGTACTTGCTGGAGCTGGATAAAAGCGTAACCGGATTGTCTGATGTCCAGCGTGGTTTGCTGGCTCAGTTTCATGAAGGCAAGAAGGATGCTGAAGTACAGAAAGCCCTGGGTATTGGGAGTGCTTCCACGATCCGGAATCATCGGTTTGTATTGAAGGAGAAGGAGCGGCAGGCCAAGATATTCCTGGCATTAATGGAACTTCTCAAAAGCAAGGATACCCAGGCTCCAGCCGAATGGGTGTCACCGGTGACAAGACATGAGCATACGATCCATCCTGGCTCATTTGATATTACAGAACAGGATCGGCAGAAGGTGCTGAATAAATATTTTCCGGAGGGTACTGGCGGTCCACTGACGACGTTTCATATGCAGCAAAAGCATAAATATATCGTGCTCACCGAGATAGCCAAACGATTCGATCCAGAGCGTCAATATTCCGAAAAACAGGTCAATGAGCTGCTGAAGGAAGTTCATGAGGATTACGTGGAAATAAGGAGGTATCTCATCGACTATGGTTTGCTCAAACGTGAGTCAGACGGCAGTCAGTATTGGTTGGGAAGCCGCGCAGATGAACAGAGTGCCGGAGATGGAAAACAGGAACGCAAAGAAAAGGGGGAGCAGGAGAAGATGAATCGTCGCAAAGAATTGCAGGAACAGGCGAAGGAAGTCAAAACGGAAGCAGGTGTCTACCAGATTCGGAATGAACGTAACAACAAAGTCTATATCGACAGCACGCTTAACTTGAAAACCATTAACGGACAACGGTTTATGCTACAGATGGGTAGCCATCTGAATCGGAGGTTGCAGGCTGAATGGAATGAATATGGAGAAAATGCGTTTGTGATCGAAGTCTTGGAGACATTGAAGCCAGATGATAACCCATATTACGATCCCAAAGATGCACTCGCCAAATGTCTGAACCGTTGGTTTGAACAGTTAGAGCCTTATGGAGATCAAGGGTACCACGGAGATAAAAAGCCATCTGCTGAATAA
- a CDS encoding methyl-accepting chemotaxis protein: protein MKKINKQRARRTLQMREKLILSFAIVLLIPTISLGIISFQTAEAKVEEKMYENAISNVTVLNQTIDQIIGATRKNVDFLASQLDAGNVGPNQGDETDTIRTLLDAYKETHDDVELASIGTDQGVYINSPVTAVNKEGYDPRERPWYQAATQNKDVPTVITPYISSNTGNVVASVAQTSADGHGVVSVSLSLEALSQTVNSTKIGEKGYVYIIDNANKIIVHPTEKPGTEGTMEPYKDIFAQKNGSLTYTLNGNQEHAFFSTNETTGWTVVGVIDSGEVTASVRPIFYTTLIVIAIAIAVSSIIIFWIVQSITKPLNRLVKASDEISNGNLTIEVAVLGQDEFGKLSTSFNKMSESLRTVIQDVRHTADELTTSSTQLAVNSSETTKATEQVALITEESAAGLEKQTSSLKHTAQQMNELAGGVGQVTNSTQQVSEAAMQASELADKGNATMQTAVSEMSSVSRFVQGMADTAGRLGQHSTSIGEMVSVITDIAAQTNLLALNASIEAARAGEHGRGFSVVASEVRKLAEQSSLSGQKIVEMVGAIQQEISLANHNVQIGQQDVSNGIRAVQFADEAFAQISQAVGVVNHQLENIAAASQQMSASTAEVVQSIDQIHAISETNADGTENISAATEEQVASMQEISSSADSLAHLAHKLQKLVEQFKL from the coding sequence ATGAAGAAGATTAATAAACAAAGGGCCAGAAGAACGCTGCAGATGAGAGAGAAACTGATTCTGTCATTTGCCATTGTTCTACTCATTCCCACAATCAGTCTGGGCATTATCTCGTTCCAAACCGCCGAGGCCAAGGTCGAAGAGAAAATGTATGAGAACGCAATTAGCAATGTTACTGTGCTCAACCAGACCATTGATCAGATCATTGGCGCAACACGTAAGAATGTTGATTTCTTGGCAAGTCAGCTGGATGCAGGCAATGTTGGACCGAACCAAGGTGACGAGACGGATACCATACGTACCTTGCTTGACGCGTATAAGGAAACCCATGATGACGTGGAACTTGCCTCCATCGGCACGGATCAAGGCGTGTATATTAACTCCCCTGTAACTGCGGTGAACAAAGAAGGATACGACCCGCGCGAACGCCCGTGGTATCAGGCTGCTACGCAGAACAAGGATGTCCCTACCGTAATCACCCCTTACATATCAAGCAATACCGGCAATGTTGTTGCTTCGGTAGCTCAGACCTCGGCAGATGGACACGGTGTCGTCTCTGTAAGTCTTTCGCTTGAGGCCCTCTCCCAGACGGTTAATTCCACAAAGATCGGTGAGAAGGGTTATGTCTATATCATTGATAATGCCAACAAAATCATTGTACATCCTACCGAAAAACCGGGAACCGAAGGAACCATGGAACCCTATAAAGATATTTTTGCACAGAAGAACGGAAGTCTGACTTATACGCTAAACGGAAACCAGGAACACGCCTTTTTCTCCACTAATGAAACGACAGGCTGGACCGTGGTCGGTGTCATTGATAGTGGTGAAGTAACGGCATCTGTCCGGCCTATCTTCTACACCACACTTATCGTTATTGCGATTGCGATCGCTGTAAGCTCCATCATTATTTTCTGGATTGTGCAATCCATTACCAAACCGCTGAACCGCTTGGTGAAGGCATCTGACGAGATTAGTAATGGTAACCTGACCATCGAGGTTGCTGTATTGGGACAGGATGAATTCGGCAAGCTGAGCACCAGTTTCAATAAGATGAGTGAATCCTTGCGAACCGTTATTCAGGACGTGCGACACACGGCTGACGAGTTAACCACCTCTTCCACACAGTTGGCAGTCAATTCATCCGAGACAACCAAAGCCACAGAGCAAGTTGCCCTGATCACGGAAGAATCTGCAGCTGGACTTGAGAAACAAACCAGCAGCCTGAAGCATACGGCACAGCAGATGAATGAGCTTGCTGGAGGTGTGGGGCAGGTAACGAACAGCACACAGCAAGTATCCGAAGCTGCCATGCAAGCCAGTGAGCTCGCGGATAAAGGAAATGCCACGATGCAGACGGCCGTATCCGAGATGAGTTCCGTTAGTCGCTTTGTACAAGGTATGGCGGATACTGCTGGACGACTTGGACAGCATTCCACATCCATTGGTGAGATGGTATCTGTCATTACAGATATCGCTGCACAAACCAATTTGCTTGCTCTCAATGCTTCTATTGAAGCAGCACGTGCAGGTGAGCATGGACGTGGCTTCTCCGTTGTTGCCAGCGAAGTTCGCAAGCTCGCAGAACAATCCAGCCTGTCCGGCCAGAAGATTGTAGAGATGGTTGGAGCGATTCAACAGGAGATTTCATTGGCCAATCACAATGTTCAGATCGGGCAACAGGATGTAAGCAATGGCATTCGTGCTGTTCAGTTTGCAGATGAAGCTTTTGCCCAGATTAGTCAGGCTGTCGGGGTCGTCAATCATCAGCTTGAGAACATTGCAGCCGCCTCACAGCAGATGTCTGCAAGTACAGCCGAAGTAGTGCAATCCATTGATCAGATCCACGCGATATCGGAAACCAATGCCGATGGAACAGAGAACATCTCCGCTGCTACGGAGGAGCAAGTGGCTTCCATGCAGGAGATATCTTCCTCTGCTGATTCCCTTGCTCATCTGGCTCACAAGCTGCAGAAGCTGGTGGAACAATTCAAGCTGTAA
- a CDS encoding AzlC family ABC transporter permease — MKEVQDHATFMQGVKDCIPTLLGYLSIGFAAGVIEMTAGLSLAETALLSLILYAGSAQFIAAGMLASNGSAVAIIFTIFFVNLRHLLLSAAVSPYFRHLTPLKNMWIGSLLTDESFGVAMTRAIGRERLSERWMHGLNITAYLNWFVANMAGAYFGRWITNPERLGLDYALPAMFIGLVVLQLVHRKNKKIHINVAIIAVVCVIFASMASLGSMSVIVAAVIAATLGVFMERWK; from the coding sequence ATGAAAGAGGTCCAGGATCATGCTACATTCATGCAGGGGGTCAAAGATTGTATCCCAACCTTGCTTGGTTATTTGAGTATTGGTTTTGCAGCGGGTGTCATTGAAATGACCGCAGGTCTGAGTCTGGCGGAAACGGCGCTGCTCAGCCTGATTCTATATGCAGGATCGGCCCAGTTCATTGCGGCGGGCATGCTCGCATCGAATGGGTCAGCAGTAGCTATCATATTCACCATATTTTTTGTGAATCTTCGTCATTTGCTACTCAGCGCAGCTGTATCACCGTATTTTCGGCATCTGACCCCGCTTAAAAATATGTGGATCGGTTCATTGCTTACGGATGAGTCTTTCGGCGTGGCGATGACACGGGCGATTGGTAGGGAAAGGCTTAGCGAACGGTGGATGCACGGTCTGAATATTACCGCATATCTGAACTGGTTCGTGGCTAATATGGCGGGAGCGTACTTTGGACGCTGGATCACCAATCCGGAACGACTGGGTCTGGATTATGCCCTGCCTGCGATGTTTATTGGACTGGTTGTACTCCAATTGGTGCATCGTAAAAACAAAAAAATACATATCAATGTGGCGATCATCGCTGTGGTCTGTGTAATCTTCGCCAGCATGGCTTCACTAGGCAGCATGAGTGTCATTGTGGCTGCGGTCATTGCGGCAACGTTGGGAGTGTTCATGGAACGATGGAAGTAA
- a CDS encoding AzlD domain-containing protein, protein MEVRWDVFWIIMGSALLTFIPRVLPLMLFSKIQIPMWLLRWLEYVPVAVMAALIGQELFMSDNQLVPITHNAALWASLPTIAVAIWTRSLLGTVLVGIVAMMILRYWIG, encoded by the coding sequence ATGGAAGTAAGATGGGATGTATTCTGGATTATTATGGGGTCGGCGCTGTTAACATTTATCCCGCGTGTACTGCCACTGATGCTGTTCAGCAAGATACAGATTCCCATGTGGTTGTTGCGTTGGCTGGAGTATGTACCCGTAGCGGTCATGGCAGCATTGATTGGTCAGGAACTGTTCATGTCGGACAACCAGTTGGTGCCGATTACGCATAATGCAGCTCTGTGGGCTTCCCTGCCGACGATTGCAGTAGCGATCTGGACACGCAGTCTGCTTGGAACCGTACTGGTCGGTATTGTGGCTATGATGATTTTGCGATATTGGATTGGTTAA
- a CDS encoding NAD(P)-dependent oxidoreductase: MKRKLLITGAAGVIGRSLLEGLKAKGTYDIVAADLREDEEAGIVAMDVTDGEHLKELMKGVHTVLHIAWAKDEEDFLGKVLPINVTGAYHVYEAARLNGVQRVIFASSNHATGFYPTGEDIEVDDPYRPDSFYGLSKCYIELLGRYYVDKYDLSSFNIRIGNFSGDTYPHSQRSAHIWISPRDMVQLAECCIEADSDMKYLNLYGTSANTDNYYDIGYLAQKIGYIPQDDAAELWEEAKLRGVPDKQDETAFQGGGHVEKEPKDS; encoded by the coding sequence CTGAAGCGCAAGCTGTTAATTACGGGAGCTGCCGGAGTCATTGGTCGCAGTCTGTTGGAGGGGCTGAAAGCCAAGGGTACGTATGATATCGTTGCAGCGGATCTGCGTGAGGATGAGGAAGCTGGCATTGTAGCCATGGATGTGACAGATGGAGAACACCTGAAAGAACTGATGAAAGGGGTTCACACGGTTCTGCACATTGCATGGGCTAAGGATGAGGAAGATTTTCTGGGCAAAGTTCTACCGATCAACGTAACCGGGGCCTACCATGTGTATGAAGCAGCACGGTTGAACGGTGTTCAGCGAGTGATCTTTGCAAGTTCCAATCATGCGACAGGATTCTATCCTACAGGTGAGGATATTGAAGTGGATGATCCGTACCGACCGGACAGCTTCTACGGACTTAGCAAATGTTATATTGAACTGCTGGGACGTTATTATGTCGACAAATATGATCTGTCCTCCTTCAATATTCGGATTGGAAACTTCTCTGGTGATACATACCCGCACTCGCAGCGCTCGGCTCATATTTGGATCTCACCAAGAGACATGGTTCAGCTCGCTGAATGCTGTATTGAAGCGGATTCGGATATGAAGTATTTGAATCTGTATGGAACCTCGGCGAATACGGATAACTATTATGATATTGGCTATCTGGCTCAGAAGATTGGATACATTCCACAGGATGATGCGGCCGAGCTGTGGGAAGAGGCAAAACTTAGGGGCGTACCTGATAAACAGGATGAGACCGCCTTTCAGGGCGGAGGCCATGTGGAGAAGGAACCGAAGGATTCTTAA
- a CDS encoding SGNH/GDSL hydrolase family protein: protein MSTSPSVILFQGDSITDGGRSRNDDPNHFLGHGYAYLISSKLGMELAGKHKTFYNRGISGDRASDLYARWNEDTISLKPDLISILIGVNDAWRTMNGEPSGVTDRFGRAYRHLLEETREVMPDTGLVLMEPFILNTGATAEKWDAWEAYIGQYQKLAQGLAEEFGAVWVPLQQTFNDALKHADAAYWLWDGVHPTAAGHELIARQWLSVVQNSPLAIV, encoded by the coding sequence ATGAGTACAAGTCCATCCGTTATATTGTTTCAGGGAGACTCGATTACAGATGGGGGAAGATCACGCAATGATGATCCGAATCATTTTCTCGGACACGGATATGCGTATCTGATCTCCAGCAAACTGGGTATGGAACTGGCGGGCAAACATAAGACCTTCTATAACAGAGGCATCAGTGGGGATCGGGCATCTGATCTGTACGCACGCTGGAATGAGGATACCATTAGTCTAAAACCGGACCTGATCAGCATCCTGATTGGGGTGAATGATGCTTGGCGCACGATGAATGGTGAACCTAGCGGGGTAACGGATCGTTTCGGACGAGCATATCGCCATTTGCTCGAAGAAACACGGGAAGTGATGCCGGATACGGGGCTGGTATTGATGGAACCGTTTATCCTGAATACCGGAGCGACCGCGGAGAAATGGGATGCCTGGGAAGCGTATATCGGTCAATATCAGAAACTGGCTCAAGGTCTTGCTGAAGAATTCGGAGCGGTGTGGGTGCCATTGCAGCAGACGTTTAATGATGCTCTGAAGCATGCGGATGCAGCGTACTGGTTATGGGATGGCGTCCATCCAACCGCGGCAGGTCATGAGCTGATTGCACGCCAATGGTTGTCTGTTGTACAGAATTCTCCGCTTGCAATTGTGTAA
- a CDS encoding heparinase II/III family protein, with amino-acid sequence MEDSIHEVENENINQRGNESKAAGSLRADRLREQLLRPELATLYTDLKAYGERALLEPLPSLSFRLYRQFSDTGERKAYEQAYFDRRGRLAAVAMLALDTARPYALQTLEEMLWDVCGEYTWCLPAHLGTGEVDQVNGNIDLFAAETVHMLAEMVTIHADRLDRLVIERIRCEAERRIFGPLYRDQQKFHWQTADHNWSAVCGGCCGMAALLLLKDESTIRESISHTVSCMNAFLSGYGEDGGCAEGIGYWVYGFGYFTYYAEMLREYSKGELDLLTGSKIAAIAAFPLRVHLSGGTFVNYSDSAEQEEIPSGLLSLLVSRVGLQVDLPLHIPLLTDDPCHRWAHLVRNVMWSNPAVYGDEGASGQVERGFIFQNLGWMVAKGVLDSPGNQRSSGAPLHVAVSVKGGHNDEPHNHNDLGQFIIHCGGENILCDPGAGLYTQAYFAPGREHLFHISSSGHNVPLIEGQEQSSGRQAQAHVLEARLAADSGELNTTLDLTSAYPGAASLARYTRQFHWKMASEGSGSGAELRLIDRFQWKSRMVLSTERFSSVDDSDAGYSSVVERWMSRVQPEVVKSGNLRWQGVHGTVHMAYDANQWQVFTEVMNTVDHDNVPVTFYRTSLSWTGVIDETDVRTECPNSLETVCEVRFIIEPKMGETEVSMYE; translated from the coding sequence GTGGAAGATTCCATTCACGAAGTCGAAAATGAAAATATAAACCAACGTGGAAATGAGAGCAAAGCAGCAGGCTCCCTACGTGCCGACAGACTTCGAGAGCAGTTGCTCCGACCTGAATTGGCTACGTTATACACGGACTTGAAGGCTTATGGTGAACGCGCCTTGTTGGAACCCTTGCCCTCCTTGTCGTTCCGTCTATATCGCCAGTTCAGTGATACGGGTGAGCGGAAGGCTTATGAGCAGGCTTATTTCGATCGAAGGGGCAGGCTGGCTGCTGTGGCGATGCTCGCATTGGACACGGCGAGGCCGTATGCACTGCAAACGCTGGAGGAAATGTTGTGGGACGTGTGTGGCGAGTATACGTGGTGTTTGCCCGCACATCTGGGTACGGGAGAGGTCGATCAGGTGAATGGGAACATCGATCTGTTCGCCGCAGAGACAGTACATATGCTGGCAGAGATGGTGACCATTCACGCCGATCGGCTGGATCGTCTTGTCATAGAGCGGATCAGGTGTGAAGCAGAACGGCGAATCTTCGGCCCGCTTTACCGGGATCAGCAGAAGTTCCACTGGCAGACAGCGGATCACAATTGGTCGGCGGTCTGTGGTGGCTGCTGCGGCATGGCCGCATTGTTGCTGCTCAAGGATGAGTCCACAATAAGGGAATCAATCTCCCATACGGTCAGCTGTATGAACGCATTCCTGAGTGGTTATGGCGAGGATGGCGGCTGTGCTGAAGGCATTGGATATTGGGTATATGGATTCGGTTATTTCACCTATTATGCCGAGATGCTTCGTGAGTACAGTAAGGGCGAACTGGATCTGCTGACGGGTTCCAAAATCGCAGCCATCGCAGCCTTCCCGCTGCGAGTGCATCTGTCGGGCGGCACATTCGTGAACTATTCGGACAGTGCGGAGCAGGAAGAGATTCCTTCCGGATTACTCTCGCTGCTCGTGTCCCGGGTGGGGTTGCAGGTAGATCTACCGCTTCATATTCCACTGCTTACTGATGATCCCTGTCATCGCTGGGCACATCTAGTGCGGAACGTAATGTGGAGCAATCCGGCAGTATATGGTGATGAAGGAGCCTCTGGACAGGTTGAACGAGGATTTATTTTTCAAAATCTGGGCTGGATGGTTGCGAAGGGTGTGCTTGATTCTCCAGGTAACCAACGTTCCAGCGGCGCGCCCCTTCATGTGGCTGTTTCCGTTAAAGGCGGACATAACGATGAACCTCACAACCATAATGATCTGGGTCAGTTCATTATCCATTGCGGGGGTGAGAATATCCTGTGTGATCCGGGAGCAGGGTTGTATACCCAAGCGTATTTTGCACCAGGCAGAGAGCACCTGTTCCACATCTCGTCATCCGGGCATAACGTTCCGCTCATTGAAGGCCAGGAGCAAAGCTCGGGCCGGCAAGCGCAAGCCCATGTGTTAGAGGCAAGACTGGCAGCGGATAGCGGTGAGCTGAATACAACATTGGATCTGACATCCGCATACCCTGGAGCTGCTTCACTGGCTCGTTATACACGTCAATTTCATTGGAAGATGGCTTCTGAAGGTAGCGGGAGTGGGGCGGAATTGCGTCTAATTGACCGTTTTCAATGGAAGAGTAGGATGGTGCTTTCGACAGAACGATTCTCTTCGGTAGATGATTCAGATGCAGGATATTCGAGCGTAGTGGAGCGCTGGATGAGCAGAGTACAACCTGAGGTGGTGAAGAGCGGTAACCTTCGCTGGCAAGGTGTGCATGGAACGGTCCATATGGCGTATGATGCGAACCAGTGGCAGGTTTTTACGGAGGTTATGAACACAGTTGATCATGACAATGTTCCCGTCACATTCTATCGGACGTCACTATCATGGACAGGTGTGATTGATGAGACGGATGTTCGGACAGAATGCCCTAATTCGCTTGAAACGGTATGTGAGGTACGCTTCATCATTGAACCGAAAATGGGAGAAACCGAGGTGAGCATGTATGAGTGA